A DNA window from Maribellus comscasis contains the following coding sequences:
- a CDS encoding ABC transporter ATP-binding protein, producing MFKNETVIPVSTKIPDLVIEINNLSKGFAALQVLKNLSLKVFDGENLVVLGKSGSGKSVLIKCIVRLLNPDKGTITVLGENVNELKDKGLATLREKIGFLFQSGALYDSMTIKQNLEFPLRRIKKKLTTKERDEKIEEVLENVGLADTSHKMPSELSGGMRKRASLARTIVVDPIIMLYDEPTTGLDPVTSDGISALINDIQKKSQTSSIIITHDIECARATADRIIMLKDGEIYTEGNINDFENSTDEVIQSFFKQKA from the coding sequence ATGTTTAAAAATGAAACGGTTATACCGGTAAGTACAAAAATACCTGATCTGGTTATTGAAATCAACAATCTCAGTAAAGGTTTTGCCGCTCTACAGGTATTAAAGAACTTGTCGTTAAAGGTTTTTGATGGTGAGAATCTTGTTGTGCTCGGGAAATCAGGCTCCGGAAAGTCGGTTCTTATTAAATGTATTGTCCGTTTGCTAAATCCAGACAAGGGAACAATTACAGTACTGGGTGAAAATGTAAACGAATTAAAAGACAAGGGATTAGCAACATTGAGGGAAAAAATTGGTTTCCTTTTTCAGAGTGGCGCTCTATACGATTCTATGACCATTAAACAAAATCTTGAATTTCCACTGCGCAGAATAAAAAAGAAACTTACGACAAAGGAAAGGGATGAAAAAATTGAAGAAGTTTTGGAGAATGTAGGATTGGCCGACACGTCACACAAGATGCCCTCTGAGCTTTCGGGAGGAATGCGTAAACGGGCAAGTCTTGCGCGTACCATTGTTGTCGATCCGATCATTATGCTGTATGATGAACCGACAACCGGACTCGATCCTGTGACTTCCGACGGAATAAGCGCGCTAATTAATGATATTCAAAAAAAATCCCAAACATCATCTATTATAATCACGCATGATATTGAATGTGCCCGCGCCACCGCTGACAGAATTATCATGTTAAAAGACGGTGAGATTTACACAGAAGGCAACATCAATGATTTTGAAAATTCAACTGATGAGGTAATCCAGTCTTTTTTCAAACAAAAAGCATAA
- a CDS encoding MlaE family ABC transporter permease, translated as MKKIAPLKKVKINTVAVKKQVIRLGEKTREVNIFFLGIGEFFLFARRMAKETFSLDFEFSEFLRQCFQIGYKTLPLISVTGLIMGLVLTIQSRPVLVDFGAVSMLPGMVALSIIREMGPVITALICAGKIGSGMGAELGSMKVSEQIDAMEVSSTHPIRFLVVTRVLAATLMVPILVLYADALGILGSWAGANLKESVTFVLFFSQAFRVVEFMDFLPAVIKTFFFGAVIGLVGCYKGYSAGYGTESVGKAANSAVVLASLLVIIVDLIAVQITDMLL; from the coding sequence GTGAAAAAAATTGCACCTTTAAAAAAAGTGAAAATAAACACGGTTGCAGTTAAAAAGCAGGTTATCCGGCTAGGTGAAAAAACGCGTGAAGTCAATATATTCTTTTTAGGAATAGGCGAGTTCTTTTTGTTTGCTCGGCGAATGGCAAAAGAAACCTTTTCCTTGGATTTCGAATTTAGTGAATTCCTGCGCCAGTGTTTTCAAATCGGGTATAAAACGTTACCGCTTATCTCGGTAACAGGTCTCATAATGGGATTGGTATTAACCATTCAATCCCGGCCGGTTTTGGTTGATTTTGGGGCTGTATCCATGCTTCCCGGAATGGTAGCTTTATCTATAATCAGGGAAATGGGGCCGGTGATTACCGCACTAATTTGTGCTGGGAAAATCGGTTCAGGCATGGGGGCAGAGCTAGGCTCAATGAAAGTGTCGGAACAAATTGACGCCATGGAAGTATCTTCCACTCATCCGATACGTTTTTTGGTGGTTACCAGAGTTTTGGCTGCCACTCTGATGGTTCCGATTTTGGTTTTATATGCCGATGCACTCGGGATTTTGGGAAGCTGGGCCGGTGCAAACTTAAAAGAAAGCGTCACTTTTGTGTTGTTTTTTAGTCAGGCATTCAGGGTGGTTGAATTTATGGATTTTTTACCCGCCGTAATTAAAACGTTCTTTTTTGGCGCCGTTATCGGGCTTGTGGGTTGTTACAAAGGTTATTCTGCGGGGTACGGGACAGAAAGTGTGGGCAAGGCAGCTAATTCAGCAGTGGTGCTTGCTTCCCTGCTTGTGATAATTGTTGACCTGATTGCTGTTCAGATAACCGATATGCTTTTATAA
- a CDS encoding sigma factor, with protein MGQLKNTYQNNSQNQISLEVYLQFISEIKQIDAEKENELIQRIGENDTDALKELVEANLGLVVSIAKQYQELGLSLRDLILEGNLGLISAANRLVSSQEFNFKTFASKWIDQSIFQAITEYFWISRLSFNQNVYKNRIDKVLHQLSRNFANQLSMNCSKYRSNSFAWFTGNI; from the coding sequence ATGGGACAATTGAAAAATACCTATCAAAATAATTCACAAAATCAAATCTCGTTGGAAGTTTATTTGCAATTTATTAGTGAAATAAAACAGATAGATGCTGAAAAGGAAAATGAACTTATACAGCGTATTGGTGAAAACGATACGGATGCATTAAAAGAGCTGGTTGAAGCAAATCTTGGACTTGTTGTATCAATTGCAAAGCAATACCAAGAATTGGGTTTAAGTTTACGTGATTTAATACTTGAAGGAAATCTGGGACTGATATCAGCGGCCAACCGGTTGGTTAGTTCACAAGAATTCAATTTTAAGACCTTTGCTTCCAAGTGGATTGATCAATCAATATTCCAGGCAATTACAGAATATTTTTGGATATCAAGATTGTCGTTTAATCAAAACGTATATAAAAACAGAATTGATAAAGTACTTCACCAGCTTAGCCGTAATTTTGCGAACCAATTGTCGATGAATTGCTCGAAGTATCGAAGTAATTCTTTCGCCTGGTTTACAGGAAATATATAA
- a CDS encoding YtxH domain-containing protein: protein MSSGKILLSVLAGAAAGALAGILFAPAKGSKTRKKILKKGRDYADTFKEKIDDLLDTVTGKFEKVKEDVSDYAEKVKNEVTDDAEKKTGKSKEADKNAKTA, encoded by the coding sequence ATGAGTTCAGGAAAAATTTTATTGAGCGTACTGGCTGGCGCAGCTGCTGGTGCATTGGCGGGAATTTTGTTTGCCCCTGCAAAAGGTTCGAAAACCAGAAAAAAGATTTTAAAGAAAGGAAGAGATTACGCCGATACATTTAAGGAAAAAATTGATGATTTACTTGACACCGTTACCGGAAAATTTGAAAAAGTAAAGGAAGATGTTTCTGACTATGCAGAAAAAGTAAAAAATGAAGTTACTGACGATGCTGAAAAGAAAACGGGTAAATCCAAAGAAGCGGATAAAAACGCAAAAACAGCCTGA
- a CDS encoding MlaD family protein: protein MENYTPQFKARLGIFIAGGIVFFVIAIFIIGKQQNLFNPVFKITTNFYNVSGLQAGNNIRFSGIDVGIVDNIRIINDSTVQVEMLIRKNVQQFIKADSYASIGSEGIIGDRIIIINQGNNNSPMAEDGHHILSKEPIETDDIMRNLKTSAESAEVITLQLAEIMTNINNGQGMLGRLIQDSTIAENVNQIVENFKKSSEGLDKTIEVTKENVFAFMESLQKTAAKTEVASNQLGEIMTKINSGEGAIGMLLKDTSIVNNIDETIINLKESSIGLNENMEALKHNFLFRRYYKLKAKKEEQLRVEKEIKNAAENELIEKEKE, encoded by the coding sequence ATGGAAAATTATACACCACAGTTTAAGGCACGTTTAGGAATCTTTATTGCAGGAGGAATTGTCTTTTTTGTAATTGCCATTTTCATTATTGGCAAACAACAGAATTTATTTAATCCTGTGTTTAAAATTACAACCAACTTTTATAATGTTAGCGGTCTACAAGCCGGAAACAATATCCGCTTCTCGGGCATCGATGTGGGTATTGTCGATAACATTCGAATAATTAACGATTCAACTGTGCAGGTTGAAATGCTAATCAGAAAAAATGTACAGCAATTTATAAAAGCTGATAGTTATGCAAGTATTGGTTCCGAAGGAATTATTGGCGATCGGATTATCATTATTAACCAGGGAAACAATAACTCACCAATGGCAGAAGACGGACATCATATTTTGTCAAAAGAACCGATTGAAACCGATGATATTATGAGAAATTTAAAAACCAGTGCAGAGAGTGCCGAAGTTATTACGTTGCAACTTGCTGAGATAATGACGAATATTAATAATGGACAAGGAATGCTTGGCCGATTAATACAGGATTCAACCATTGCCGAAAACGTTAATCAAATTGTTGAAAATTTCAAAAAGAGTTCTGAAGGGTTGGATAAAACCATTGAAGTTACAAAAGAAAATGTATTTGCTTTTATGGAGAGTTTGCAGAAAACGGCCGCAAAAACTGAAGTTGCCTCCAACCAGCTTGGCGAAATTATGACAAAAATAAACAGTGGCGAAGGAGCTATTGGAATGTTGCTCAAGGATACATCTATCGTTAATAACATTGATGAAACTATTATAAATCTTAAAGAAAGTAGTATAGGGCTGAACGAAAATATGGAAGCGCTCAAACATAATTTCTTATTTAGAAGATACTATAAACTCAAAGCCAAAAAAGAAGAACAATTGAGAGTTGAAAAAGAAATAAAAAATGCAGCTGAAAATGAATTAATTGAAAAAGAAAAAGAATAA
- a CDS encoding OmpA/MotB family protein has protein sequence MKKPIHTLTFFALIIGLLFTSCVSNKKFIASEARVDKLQKENANMASKLNERNLQLMKLKDEEASMQKEKVVAQEEYASVQNDLMLLSSESNMTIREQAIRLKNLQDIIDSQAEITNKLKNSIGNALKNYKADELTVYMKDGNVHVSLAEKLLFKSGSDVVDSKGKAALKSLATILNSSEDFTVSIEGHTDDVPIKTKMFEDNWDLSTARATSIVRILTIDNGFDASRITASGKSQFHPVSSNITAEGRAGNRRTEVILSPDLQEIYKLLYQ, from the coding sequence ATGAAAAAACCAATCCATACACTTACTTTCTTTGCCTTGATCATTGGGTTATTATTTACGTCATGCGTATCAAATAAAAAATTTATCGCTTCAGAAGCCAGGGTGGATAAACTACAAAAAGAAAATGCAAACATGGCCAGTAAACTTAACGAACGTAATTTACAATTAATGAAATTAAAGGATGAAGAAGCAAGCATGCAAAAAGAAAAAGTTGTAGCTCAAGAAGAATATGCATCAGTTCAAAATGATCTGATGCTACTTTCCTCAGAATCAAACATGACAATAAGAGAACAAGCTATTCGATTAAAAAATCTTCAGGATATTATCGATTCTCAGGCGGAAATAACCAATAAGTTAAAAAATTCTATAGGAAATGCACTAAAGAATTATAAAGCGGATGAGCTTACTGTTTACATGAAGGATGGAAACGTTCATGTATCGCTGGCAGAAAAACTGCTCTTTAAATCGGGCAGCGACGTTGTCGATTCAAAAGGAAAAGCAGCGCTTAAATCGCTTGCCACTATCTTAAACAGTTCAGAAGATTTCACCGTATCGATTGAGGGTCATACCGATGATGTTCCAATTAAAACAAAAATGTTTGAAGACAATTGGGATCTTAGTACGGCAAGGGCAACATCTATCGTTCGAATTCTAACCATTGATAATGGTTTCGATGCAAGCCGCATAACTGCTTCAGGGAAAAGTCAGTTTCATCCTGTAAGCTCAAATATTACTGCTGAAGGAAGAGCCGGAAATCGAAGGACGGAAGTTATCCTTTCGCCTGATTTACAGGAAATATATAAGCTTTTATATCAATAG
- a CDS encoding sigma-70 family RNA polymerase sigma factor, protein MRQLKITKQVTNRDNLSINIYLQEIGKIDMLTANEEAELAGRISEGDRDAFEKMVKANLRFVISVSKQYQNQGLSLSDLINEGNLGLLKAAERFDRNRGFKFITYAVWWIRQSISQAIAENSRTVRLPLNKIGLKNKISKAYNQLSHEFLREPTIDELSGILNLQSEIVEDVLNIFNVQISLDAPIGTEDQINLYDLILNENSPSPDIHLNENSFRKEIERSLTVLSSRDSAIVRSYYGFDSPEPLSLSEIAFNYGLSSERVRQIKDSAIKKLRAKNILKEYICV, encoded by the coding sequence ATGAGACAATTAAAAATAACGAAACAAGTAACTAATCGCGATAACCTTTCTATAAATATCTATTTGCAGGAAATTGGTAAAATAGATATGTTGACCGCAAATGAAGAAGCAGAACTTGCCGGTCGGATTAGTGAAGGCGATCGAGATGCTTTTGAAAAAATGGTTAAAGCCAACCTACGGTTTGTTATTTCAGTTTCGAAACAATACCAGAACCAGGGATTGAGTTTATCTGATTTGATAAATGAAGGAAACCTAGGCTTGTTAAAAGCTGCCGAACGTTTTGACAGAAACAGAGGATTTAAATTCATTACTTATGCTGTTTGGTGGATTAGACAATCTATTTCACAGGCGATAGCTGAGAATTCAAGAACAGTGAGGCTCCCACTAAATAAAATAGGGTTAAAAAATAAAATCTCTAAAGCATATAATCAGTTAAGCCATGAGTTTCTTCGCGAACCAACCATCGACGAACTGTCTGGCATATTGAATCTGCAATCTGAAATAGTTGAAGATGTATTGAATATATTTAATGTTCAAATATCACTGGATGCCCCTATTGGCACCGAAGATCAAATAAATTTGTATGATTTGATTTTAAATGAAAATTCTCCCAGTCCAGATATACATTTAAATGAAAATTCATTTCGTAAAGAAATTGAACGTTCACTCACAGTGCTTAGTAGTAGAGATTCAGCAATAGTGCGTAGTTATTATGGATTCGATAGCCCTGAACCTCTTTCTTTAAGCGAAATAGCATTTAATTATGGACTATCATCGGAAAGGGTGCGTCAAATAAAAGATAGTGCAATCAAAAAGCTTAGAGCTAAAAACATACTAAAAGAATATATCTGTGTTTAA
- a CDS encoding AI-2E family transporter produces MKIPVSVKAPIIFIGLFAFFAVMYIGKGIIIPIIFATIIAIVLHPVVKLFIRLRINRVLSIIIALFLAFLTVAALGTFLFSQASRFSESLPELADKFTEILNQTIIYISEHFNLSHREITAWITKTKNELSGSLKIGQTIFNVGSELALLFLIPVYVFMILFYKPILIEFLRRLFGKSNRNKVNKIINQIKTLIQRYLIGLLLQVAIISAIYSIGLLILGIEYAIILGIIGAFLNLIPYLGSIIAASLPMIIAIVTKSSPWFSLLVLALYIVTQFIDNNFITPRIVGSKVKLNALASIVAVIVFAALWGIQGMLIAIPLTAIAKLIFDNIKPLKPWGLLLGDTMPEPPETKPALKE; encoded by the coding sequence ATGAAAATTCCTGTAAGTGTAAAAGCTCCTATTATTTTTATTGGTTTGTTTGCCTTCTTTGCAGTTATGTATATCGGTAAAGGAATCATTATTCCCATTATTTTTGCAACCATAATTGCTATTGTTTTACATCCGGTTGTAAAACTGTTTATTAGGTTAAGGATAAACAGGGTTTTGTCTATTATTATTGCTTTATTCCTGGCCTTTCTGACTGTTGCAGCCTTAGGTACATTCTTGTTTTCGCAGGCAAGCCGGTTTTCTGAATCTCTGCCCGAGCTGGCGGATAAATTTACAGAGATTCTCAACCAAACGATTATCTATATTTCGGAACATTTTAATTTAAGCCACAGAGAAATTACAGCATGGATTACAAAAACTAAAAATGAACTCTCCGGTAGCTTGAAAATCGGGCAAACCATCTTCAATGTAGGCAGCGAGTTGGCATTATTGTTTTTAATACCTGTGTATGTGTTTATGATTCTGTTTTACAAACCTATTTTAATTGAATTTTTGCGCAGGTTATTCGGGAAAAGTAACCGAAATAAAGTGAATAAAATAATAAACCAGATAAAAACGCTGATTCAACGTTATCTGATTGGACTACTTTTACAAGTGGCCATAATTTCTGCTATTTACTCAATAGGCCTTTTGATACTTGGTATAGAATATGCAATAATTCTTGGCATAATAGGCGCCTTTCTCAACCTAATTCCATATCTGGGTTCAATCATCGCAGCATCATTGCCGATGATAATTGCTATCGTGACAAAATCATCGCCATGGTTTTCTTTGTTGGTTTTGGCACTCTATATAGTAACACAATTCATCGACAATAATTTCATCACTCCAAGAATTGTTGGCTCAAAAGTAAAACTTAATGCCCTGGCTTCTATTGTTGCTGTAATTGTGTTTGCCGCTTTGTGGGGTATTCAGGGAATGTTAATTGCCATTCCGCTCACAGCTATTGCTAAACTTATCTTCGACAACATTAAGCCATTAAAACCCTGGGGTTTGTTACTGGGCGATACCATGCCGGAACCACCGGAGACCAAGCCAGCTCTTAAAGAATAA